In Chloroherpetonaceae bacterium, a single genomic region encodes these proteins:
- a CDS encoding CPBP family intramembrane metalloprotease yields the protein MAISSSPSATPSSSELGLREKDLQLCVALICAIWLLGFAGHFTPLKEWGALFLYVIGSLALVLWYGKRFQAFEQIFLTRQNLSKALLWSSLIGSVLFLMDVGNTYFYYKKGGEPMKEMQTILVDMGFLYLFPVLILAEEFLWRGLFFSALLRRGMNRHLVVALTTLLYMLNHYAVAPVGFYERSLMAMMALPIGIAGGYLVLKTRNVWAGVWLHFLTMISMTLDIFLIPAIAKP from the coding sequence ATGGCGATTTCATCTTCACCCTCTGCGACGCCCTCTTCATCAGAGCTGGGTTTGCGCGAAAAAGATTTACAGCTCTGTGTTGCACTCATTTGTGCAATCTGGTTACTGGGGTTTGCTGGACACTTTACGCCTCTCAAAGAATGGGGAGCGCTGTTCTTGTATGTAATTGGTTCGCTAGCATTGGTGCTGTGGTATGGCAAGCGTTTCCAAGCCTTTGAGCAAATTTTTCTCACGCGTCAAAATCTAAGCAAAGCCTTGCTTTGGTCGAGCCTCATTGGGAGCGTGCTCTTTTTGATGGATGTGGGAAATACCTACTTCTACTACAAAAAAGGTGGCGAGCCGATGAAAGAAATGCAAACCATTCTGGTCGATATGGGCTTTCTCTATCTATTTCCTGTGCTGATTTTGGCAGAAGAATTTCTCTGGCGAGGGCTATTCTTCTCAGCGCTATTGCGCCGTGGTATGAATCGTCATCTGGTTGTGGCGCTCACAACGCTGCTCTATATGCTGAATCACTATGCTGTTGCGCCAGTAGGGTTCTATGAGCGCTCGCTAATGGCAATGATGGCGCTGCCGATTGGCATTGCTGGCGGTTATTTAGTCTTGAAGACGCGCAATGTCTGGGCAGGTGTGTGGCTGCACTTCCTGACAATGATTTCAATGACGCTGGATATCTTCTTGATTCCAGCAATTGCAAAACCGTAG